In Stigmatella aurantiaca, a single genomic region encodes these proteins:
- the ybeY gene encoding rRNA maturation RNase YbeY, producing the protein MARRAAPEPSAPRNPIVRLRKGKLIPRKDGKRIEEFVGAATTGTSAASVARMLAPPGWSEPAQKPEFDEVVLVQLGELTLVIDGKRERIGPGEVGLVPRGQRVIYRNDGKGACDYWSICSPAFRPELAHIEVPVAPPPPDNHVTVQVAHSQGEGHARTLAALGRTFLDRLELSGCELSLSLVGDRAIRRLNRTWRKKDKATDVLSFPAGELPKGTPGPRQLGDVVISIDTAKRQAKEYGRTLESEMARYLAHGLLHLLGHDHERTYDARKMATLEEKLLGERGMVSDAVRADRVRRLV; encoded by the coding sequence ATGGCAAGGCGCGCAGCGCCTGAGCCGTCCGCCCCAAGGAACCCCATCGTGAGACTGCGCAAGGGCAAGCTCATTCCCCGCAAGGACGGCAAGCGCATCGAGGAGTTCGTCGGTGCGGCCACCACGGGCACGTCCGCCGCCTCCGTGGCGCGCATGCTGGCGCCGCCGGGCTGGTCCGAGCCCGCTCAGAAGCCCGAGTTCGACGAGGTGGTGCTCGTGCAGCTCGGCGAGCTGACCCTCGTCATCGACGGCAAGCGAGAGCGCATTGGCCCCGGCGAGGTGGGGCTCGTGCCGCGCGGCCAGCGCGTCATCTACCGCAACGACGGGAAGGGGGCCTGCGACTACTGGTCCATCTGCTCCCCGGCGTTCCGGCCCGAACTGGCCCACATCGAGGTGCCGGTGGCCCCGCCCCCGCCGGACAACCACGTCACGGTGCAGGTGGCCCACTCGCAGGGCGAGGGCCATGCCCGCACGCTCGCGGCGCTGGGGCGCACCTTCCTGGACCGGCTGGAGCTGAGCGGGTGCGAGCTGTCGCTCTCCCTGGTGGGGGACCGGGCCATCCGCCGGCTCAACCGCACCTGGCGCAAGAAGGACAAGGCCACGGACGTGCTGAGCTTCCCGGCCGGGGAGCTGCCCAAGGGCACCCCGGGGCCCCGGCAGCTCGGGGACGTGGTCATCTCCATTGATACCGCCAAGCGCCAGGCCAAGGAGTACGGCCGGACGCTGGAGTCCGAGATGGCCCGCTACCTGGCGCACGGCCTGCTGCACCTGCTCGGGCACGACCACGAGCGCACCTACGACGCCCGGAAGATGGCGACCCTGGAGGAGAAGCTGCTCGGGGAGCGGGGCATGGTGTCCGACGCCGTCCGCGCCGACCGGGTGCGCCGGCTCGTCTGA
- a CDS encoding PhoH family protein, with protein sequence MRNPSSMESPVIRPPTSAKVDVRDNETALALCGNQNENLKLMERRLGVRVGQRGTELHLSGPADAVAFAVRLVENLEEMIRAGRPVYREDVEQGIKVLGRGTESLQDVMLGPVLKSSGNRQIAPKSLAQKRYVENIRANDIVFGIGPAGTGKTYLAMAMAVAFLQERKVKRIILARPAVEAGEKLGFLPGDIAEKVNPYLRPLYDALNDMMAGERAAQLVEQGVVEVAPLAFMRGRTLNDAFVILDEAQNTTVEQMKMFLTRLGYNSKAVITGDVTQVDLPVGRMSGLNHARSILKNIDGICFSEFTEVDVVRHPLVQEVIRAYDKAEAAKAEAAAREQQGAQEAQEPAVSETPEAEEPLAT encoded by the coding sequence TTGAGAAATCCCTCCTCTATGGAATCTCCCGTCATCCGTCCTCCTACCTCCGCCAAGGTCGATGTCCGCGACAATGAGACCGCCCTGGCGCTCTGCGGCAACCAGAACGAAAACCTGAAGCTCATGGAGCGGCGGCTCGGTGTGCGCGTGGGCCAGCGCGGCACGGAACTGCACCTGTCCGGCCCCGCGGATGCCGTCGCCTTCGCCGTGCGGCTGGTGGAGAACCTGGAGGAGATGATTCGCGCGGGCCGGCCCGTGTACCGGGAGGACGTGGAGCAGGGCATCAAGGTCCTGGGACGGGGCACGGAGTCCCTGCAGGACGTCATGCTGGGGCCGGTGCTCAAGAGCTCCGGCAACCGGCAGATCGCCCCCAAGAGCCTGGCGCAGAAGCGCTATGTGGAGAACATCCGCGCCAACGACATCGTCTTCGGCATCGGGCCCGCGGGCACGGGCAAGACGTACCTGGCCATGGCCATGGCGGTGGCCTTCCTGCAGGAGCGGAAGGTCAAGCGCATCATCCTGGCCCGGCCCGCGGTGGAGGCGGGCGAGAAGCTGGGCTTCCTGCCAGGCGACATCGCCGAGAAGGTGAACCCGTACCTGCGCCCGCTGTACGACGCCCTCAACGACATGATGGCGGGGGAGCGCGCGGCGCAGCTCGTGGAGCAAGGTGTCGTCGAGGTGGCCCCGCTGGCGTTCATGCGCGGCCGCACGCTCAACGACGCCTTCGTCATCCTGGACGAGGCGCAGAACACCACCGTCGAGCAGATGAAGATGTTCCTCACGCGCCTGGGCTACAACAGCAAGGCGGTGATTACCGGTGACGTGACGCAGGTGGACCTGCCGGTGGGGAGGATGTCGGGCCTCAACCATGCCCGCTCCATCCTCAAGAACATCGACGGCATCTGCTTCTCGGAGTTCACCGAGGTGGACGTGGTCCGCCACCCGCTGGTGCAGGAAGTCATCCGCGCCTACGACAAGGCCGAGGCCGCCAAGGCCGAAGCCGCCGCCCGGGAGCAGCAGGGGGCCCAGGAGGCGCAGGAGCCCGCGGTGTCCGAGACGCCGGAGGCCGAGGAGCCGCTCGCTACATGA
- the mazG gene encoding nucleoside triphosphate pyrophosphohydrolase, with the protein MSTTGTELERLVGIMRRLRGEGGCPWDREQDLRSMRPYLAEETFEVLDEMDRVAYGGPWRSLCEELGDLLFQIVFHAQLAAEKDEFTMADVCRAISDKIESRHPHVFGDRQVQNSTEVLFNWAQLKAEEKKRKTGRVGSVLDGVPTAAPALLRAERLTEKASRIGFDWPDVAGVRAKLDEELAELDEAIASKDRDALEHELGDVLFSLANLGRFLHTPPEDALRMAIRRFTTRFQHIESALQAEGVPLGSATLEHMERHWQGAKAAEKALPPPASLPRAPLTALRFPAKDLAAQRAFWDAVAPLIGWHAVPAPSGEARYSDGALLLVFTSGGAGGAPGTGLTLGAPSSRSVERLRATLEASHPGAVQGGAPPGVRFQDPAGLLWEYTA; encoded by the coding sequence ATGAGTACGACCGGGACAGAACTGGAACGGCTGGTAGGGATCATGCGCCGCCTGCGTGGGGAGGGGGGGTGCCCCTGGGACCGCGAGCAGGATCTGCGCTCGATGCGCCCCTACCTCGCCGAGGAGACCTTCGAAGTCCTCGACGAGATGGACCGGGTGGCCTACGGCGGCCCCTGGCGCTCGCTGTGCGAGGAGCTGGGCGACCTGCTCTTCCAGATCGTCTTCCACGCGCAGCTGGCGGCCGAGAAGGACGAGTTCACGATGGCGGACGTGTGCCGCGCCATCAGCGACAAGATCGAGAGCCGCCACCCCCACGTCTTCGGCGATCGCCAGGTGCAGAACTCCACCGAGGTGCTCTTCAACTGGGCGCAGCTCAAGGCCGAGGAGAAGAAGCGGAAGACGGGCCGGGTAGGCTCCGTGCTCGACGGCGTGCCGACGGCCGCCCCTGCCCTGCTGCGGGCCGAGCGGCTCACCGAGAAGGCCAGCCGCATCGGCTTCGACTGGCCGGACGTGGCCGGAGTCCGCGCCAAGCTGGACGAGGAGCTCGCCGAGCTGGACGAGGCCATCGCCTCCAAGGACCGGGACGCGCTGGAGCACGAGCTGGGCGATGTCCTCTTCTCCCTGGCCAACCTCGGCCGGTTCCTGCACACGCCCCCCGAGGACGCGCTGCGCATGGCCATCCGCCGCTTCACCACCCGCTTCCAGCACATCGAGTCCGCCCTCCAGGCCGAGGGGGTGCCCCTGGGGAGTGCGACCCTGGAGCACATGGAGCGACATTGGCAGGGTGCCAAGGCGGCGGAAAAGGCACTCCCCCCGCCCGCTTCCCTGCCCCGCGCGCCCCTGACGGCCCTGCGCTTCCCCGCGAAGGACCTGGCGGCCCAGCGGGCGTTCTGGGACGCCGTCGCGCCGCTGATCGGCTGGCACGCGGTGCCGGCCCCCTCCGGCGAGGCCCGCTACAGCGATGGGGCGCTGCTGCTGGTGTTCACCTCGGGAGGGGCCGGGGGTGCCCCGGGCACGGGGCTGACCCTGGGGGCGCCGTCCTCCCGCTCGGTGGAGCGGCTCCGGGCCACGCTGGAGGCCTCTCACCCGGGGGCCGTTCAGGGGGGCGCCCCCCCCGGGGTCCGCTTCCAGGACCCGGCGGGCCTTCTCTGGGAATACACCGCCTAG
- a CDS encoding DUF4388 domain-containing protein produces MALQGTLKDFGIADILQLIGQQQKTGQLYLESKEQEVNVFFKDGNIARVESITRKKKDLIGNMLVRAEIITEAQLEESLETQRRTLKRLGDVLVSSGFITADRFKKMMQLQATETLYRLFSWDAGTYAFKAEPVESDTEAITPLRAESVLMEGFRMVDEWPVIRKKINRLDMTFECLKPLPPPVNTEPDFDAAFDDAFAEKKKDENKGEFKSVGDSERRVYEAISPTRDVRKLIDVSCLGEFETCKALLNLINLQYVRPYYPEGQSPSAGGSALLAKAGQSLGRVGASMAALGAILFLAVQVLGFLSPKEMAASSFADPGAQRFISRNQLKRIEAAVEVFRLEKGEVPERLDALVEAGLLKPEELRYPWREPYYYRRLASREFVLLPPLQ; encoded by the coding sequence ATGGCCCTTCAGGGAACGCTCAAGGACTTCGGCATCGCGGACATCCTCCAGCTCATCGGCCAGCAGCAGAAGACCGGCCAGCTGTACCTGGAGAGCAAGGAGCAGGAGGTCAACGTCTTCTTCAAGGACGGCAACATCGCCCGGGTCGAGAGCATCACCCGCAAGAAGAAGGACCTCATCGGCAACATGCTGGTGCGCGCGGAGATCATCACCGAGGCGCAGCTCGAGGAGTCGCTGGAGACGCAGCGCCGCACCCTCAAGCGCCTGGGCGACGTGCTCGTCTCCAGCGGCTTCATCACCGCCGACCGCTTCAAGAAGATGATGCAGTTGCAGGCCACCGAGACGCTCTACCGCCTGTTCAGCTGGGACGCGGGCACCTACGCCTTCAAGGCCGAGCCCGTCGAGTCCGACACGGAAGCCATCACGCCGCTGCGCGCCGAGTCGGTGCTGATGGAAGGCTTCCGGATGGTGGATGAGTGGCCCGTCATCCGGAAGAAGATCAACCGGCTGGACATGACGTTCGAGTGCCTCAAGCCCCTGCCTCCGCCCGTCAACACGGAGCCGGACTTCGATGCCGCGTTCGACGACGCGTTCGCGGAGAAGAAGAAGGACGAGAACAAGGGCGAGTTCAAGTCGGTGGGTGACTCGGAGCGGCGCGTCTACGAGGCCATCTCCCCCACGCGCGATGTGCGCAAGCTCATCGACGTGAGCTGCCTGGGCGAGTTCGAGACCTGCAAGGCGCTGCTCAACCTCATCAACCTGCAGTACGTGCGGCCCTATTACCCCGAAGGACAATCGCCTTCGGCGGGGGGCTCGGCGCTGTTGGCCAAGGCGGGCCAGAGCCTGGGGCGGGTGGGGGCCAGCATGGCCGCGCTGGGGGCCATCCTGTTCCTGGCCGTGCAGGTCCTGGGGTTCCTGTCGCCGAAGGAAATGGCTGCTTCCTCGTTCGCCGACCCGGGGGCCCAGCGGTTCATCTCCCGCAACCAGCTCAAGCGGATTGAGGCGGCGGTGGAGGTCTTCCGCCTGGAAAAGGGCGAAGTCCCGGAGCGTTTGGATGCGCTGGTGGAGGCGGGCTTGTTAAAACCAGAGGAGCTTCGGTACCCGTGGCGCGAGCCCTATTATTACAGGCGCTTGGCGTCCCGGGAGTTTGTTCTGCTTCCGCCGTTGCAGTAG
- a CDS encoding DUF4105 domain-containing protein, translating into MPRLVPLLICLLGLLLFPAPASAAARPPWGTGESQGEDLVISLVTFSPGDDVASWWGHGSLVVEDTRLGRQRLYNYGMFSFDSTMLGRYAMGRLEFWVDEASVAGTYRHYEVLNRDVRVQILNLTPEQRLLIARLLADNVLPENREYLYHHYDDNCVTRLRDMIDRAIGGQLRQADQAPARMTLREHTRRYTAVSPPMSVLLDFLMNDEIDRPITRWQEAFLPDELERQVAALQVQRPEGQPVPLEEKRWIYFQSNRPAVPEQPPQYGPWMLGMGLAVGASAVGLMAWARRGSRWPRVLLGLEHVVLGLVFGLPGTALFVMWLVTNHTVTYRNENLFLANPLTLLLVPLGLPLLWGSTKAPARLRAVWGALAALGVLGLVLKVLPPFNQDNWRLIALLLPISVGFAGAFFLERAWARAKPGPPGEQSLPSSPKTP; encoded by the coding sequence ATGCCTCGCCTTGTGCCCCTGCTCATCTGCCTGCTCGGCTTGTTGCTGTTCCCGGCCCCGGCCTCTGCCGCCGCGCGTCCCCCCTGGGGAACGGGCGAGAGCCAGGGCGAGGACCTGGTCATCTCCCTGGTGACCTTCAGCCCCGGCGACGACGTGGCCTCCTGGTGGGGCCATGGCTCGCTCGTGGTGGAGGACACGCGGCTGGGCCGCCAGCGCCTCTACAACTACGGCATGTTCTCCTTCGACAGCACCATGCTGGGCCGCTACGCGATGGGGCGGCTGGAGTTCTGGGTGGACGAGGCGAGCGTGGCCGGCACGTACCGCCACTACGAGGTGCTCAACCGCGATGTCCGCGTCCAGATTCTCAACCTGACGCCGGAGCAGCGGCTGCTCATCGCCCGCCTGCTCGCGGACAACGTGCTGCCCGAGAACCGCGAGTACCTGTACCACCACTACGACGACAACTGCGTCACGCGGCTGCGCGACATGATCGACCGGGCCATCGGCGGCCAGCTCCGGCAGGCCGACCAGGCCCCGGCCCGCATGACGCTGCGCGAGCACACGCGCCGGTACACCGCGGTGAGCCCGCCTATGAGCGTGCTGCTCGACTTCCTGATGAACGATGAGATCGACCGGCCCATCACCCGCTGGCAAGAGGCCTTCCTGCCGGACGAGCTGGAGCGGCAGGTGGCCGCGCTGCAGGTGCAGCGCCCGGAGGGGCAGCCGGTGCCGCTGGAGGAGAAGCGGTGGATCTACTTCCAGTCGAACCGGCCCGCAGTCCCCGAGCAGCCGCCCCAGTACGGCCCGTGGATGCTGGGGATGGGGCTTGCCGTGGGCGCGAGCGCCGTGGGGCTGATGGCCTGGGCGCGCCGGGGAAGCCGCTGGCCGCGCGTGCTGCTCGGGCTGGAGCACGTGGTGCTGGGGCTGGTGTTCGGCCTGCCGGGCACGGCCCTGTTCGTCATGTGGCTGGTGACGAACCACACGGTGACATACCGCAACGAGAACCTCTTCCTGGCCAATCCGCTGACGCTGCTGCTGGTGCCGCTGGGGCTCCCGCTCCTGTGGGGCTCCACGAAGGCCCCGGCGCGGCTGCGCGCGGTGTGGGGGGCGCTGGCGGCCCTGGGCGTGCTGGGGCTCGTGCTCAAGGTGCTGCCCCCGTTCAACCAGGACAACTGGCGGCTCATCGCGCTGCTCTTGCCCATCTCGGTGGGCTTCGCGGGCGCGTTCTTCCTGGAGCGGGCGTGGGCCCGTGCGAAGCCCGGGCCGCCGGGTGAACAGTCCCTTCCGTCTTCCCCGAAGACCCCCTAG
- a CDS encoding tetratricopeptide repeat protein, protein MRLLPVILSLLALPAPAVAQGMDAPSLIQEVDPSPEPPPEEESDDSVYEDEDRAPARRPGRSKRPVAEDAPPEEPPERGATPSIAPPTAAPTAPKPAAPKAETPARTPPPPLLAPRVSDADLLAVWERWVQARAAKDTAAADQARKDLLKLRDEVAASDFDTFSASLLRESQARLQAKDMTSAVHLAEDAASLSPNLPYARFVLADAYARRDPGSVGKYMGEFQAALAAVVKDPRYLRPALANTVATALLALLATAVAVVGVLFLRRIRYFLHDIHHVFPRGVGRWQSIMVVVAILLMPVLLRLGVVPVLVVLLGMVVLYLSAAERTVAAVLLALVGLIPLIAGQVAKATTFAGTVAEDVYLLERGGFAADDAAARLLVRQEAKESTFAELFALGRYEARRGQLEEATQHFKAAVALRQRHALLLTNFGNALLASGDVDGATRLYQEAAQADTSLAAAPYNLAQIYRRRARELPDDKVGAELQRASETMAVAQRLDASLVGRDVPPDDRLLANQLLLSPALPVADMLALADGSAAGKRVQSQLDRMLLGASGPVARFYPLVLAGLLFLLGSVRDRLRASKGCEKCGRTVCRRCDPDLGMGSFLCSQCTNVFARKGVVPEPMRARKQAEVQRHQTWLGRISLALGAVVSGAGHVFSGLPVRGALYCFPFLLAVTVLLMTQGVLRAPYGEAPHYLKMAPAVLVLLPLYLLSLRGLFKRRTQ, encoded by the coding sequence TTGCGTTTGCTCCCGGTGATTCTCTCGCTGCTGGCGCTGCCTGCGCCGGCGGTTGCTCAGGGCATGGATGCGCCTTCGCTGATCCAGGAGGTGGATCCCTCGCCCGAGCCTCCCCCCGAGGAGGAGTCCGATGACTCCGTCTACGAGGATGAGGATCGCGCCCCGGCGCGCCGTCCCGGCCGGTCGAAGCGGCCCGTCGCGGAGGACGCGCCCCCGGAAGAGCCCCCGGAGCGGGGGGCCACGCCGTCGATAGCCCCTCCCACGGCGGCCCCCACGGCGCCGAAGCCCGCGGCGCCCAAGGCCGAGACGCCGGCCCGCACGCCGCCGCCCCCGCTGCTGGCGCCCCGCGTCTCGGATGCGGACCTGCTGGCCGTCTGGGAGCGGTGGGTCCAGGCGCGGGCGGCGAAGGACACGGCCGCCGCGGATCAGGCGCGGAAAGACCTGCTGAAGCTCCGGGACGAGGTGGCCGCCTCGGACTTCGACACCTTCAGCGCGAGCCTGCTGCGCGAGTCCCAGGCGCGGCTCCAGGCCAAGGACATGACGTCGGCGGTGCACCTCGCCGAGGACGCGGCGTCGCTGTCGCCCAACCTGCCCTATGCGCGCTTCGTGCTCGCGGATGCCTATGCGCGCAGGGATCCGGGCTCCGTGGGCAAGTACATGGGGGAGTTCCAGGCGGCCCTCGCCGCGGTGGTGAAGGATCCGCGCTACCTGCGGCCCGCGCTCGCGAACACGGTGGCCACGGCGCTGCTGGCGCTGCTGGCCACGGCGGTGGCGGTGGTGGGCGTGCTCTTCCTGCGGCGGATCCGCTACTTCCTGCACGACATCCACCACGTCTTCCCCCGGGGCGTGGGGCGCTGGCAGTCCATCATGGTGGTGGTGGCCATCCTGCTGATGCCCGTGCTGCTCCGGCTGGGCGTGGTGCCCGTGCTGGTGGTGCTCCTCGGCATGGTGGTGCTCTACCTGAGCGCCGCGGAGCGGACCGTGGCGGCCGTGCTGCTGGCGCTGGTGGGGCTCATCCCGCTGATCGCCGGGCAGGTCGCCAAGGCCACCACCTTCGCGGGGACGGTGGCCGAGGACGTGTACCTGCTGGAGCGCGGCGGCTTCGCGGCGGATGACGCGGCGGCCCGGCTCCTGGTCCGCCAGGAGGCGAAGGAGTCCACGTTCGCGGAGCTGTTCGCCCTGGGGCGCTACGAGGCCCGCCGCGGACAGCTCGAGGAGGCCACCCAGCACTTCAAGGCGGCGGTGGCCTTGCGCCAGCGCCACGCGCTGCTGCTCACGAACTTTGGCAACGCGCTGCTGGCCTCCGGCGACGTCGATGGCGCCACGCGCCTGTACCAGGAGGCGGCGCAGGCGGACACCTCGCTCGCGGCGGCGCCCTACAACCTGGCGCAGATCTACCGGCGCCGGGCCCGGGAGCTGCCGGACGACAAGGTGGGCGCCGAGCTGCAGCGGGCCAGCGAGACCATGGCCGTGGCGCAGCGGCTGGATGCCTCGCTCGTGGGCCGGGACGTCCCCCCGGATGACCGGCTGCTGGCGAACCAGCTCCTGCTCTCGCCGGCGCTGCCCGTCGCGGACATGCTGGCCCTGGCGGACGGCTCGGCCGCGGGCAAGCGCGTGCAGTCCCAGCTGGACCGCATGCTGCTGGGCGCGTCGGGGCCGGTGGCGCGGTTCTACCCGCTGGTGCTGGCCGGCCTGCTGTTCCTCCTGGGCTCGGTGAGGGACCGGCTCCGCGCCTCCAAGGGCTGCGAGAAGTGCGGCCGCACGGTGTGCCGCCGGTGTGATCCGGATCTCGGCATGGGCAGCTTCCTGTGCAGCCAGTGCACGAACGTGTTCGCCCGCAAGGGCGTGGTGCCCGAGCCGATGCGGGCGCGCAAGCAGGCCGAGGTCCAGCGCCACCAGACGTGGCTGGGCCGCATCTCCCTGGCGCTCGGGGCGGTGGTGTCGGGCGCGGGCCACGTCTTCTCGGGGCTCCCCGTCCGGGGCGCGCTCTACTGCTTCCCGTTCTTGCTGGCGGTGACCGTGCTGCTGATGACCCAGGGGGTGCTGCGCGCGCCCTATGGCGAGGCACCGCACTACCTGAAGATGGCACCGGCCGTGTTGGTGCTCCTGCCCCTCTACCTCCTGTCGCTGCGTGGGCTGTTCAAGCGGCGCACGCAGTAA
- a CDS encoding HD family phosphohydrolase: MAEPEPTPAGPSPLDALTRRLKLSGEVWGKRVTHVLLLLIVSVAAGFVISPGLYSQQIPALAEEHLGKPFRANSPAGFKAARDYEISHVAMTEQRRQEARGAVRPVYDLNPGVGSEVRNAVKGAFADMRARLAAKAAEESAQEGEGAEVRREPVKPNRKAPALPPQEAERQRKEREALQADFQELLFGQRDASMEAEDFQALVTNGFAEEAELATLALLERAYGSERGPLFIGGSREELSREGALGITVRDVRHAGEQSLPGTAPGVLDVRETHAELDRFASIPGNLLPDAPVAQRRAVLRLAKRLVRPNLTINIAETNARRLKASDAVKDAVISMKKGQRVIGDGELVNETHLVILKGMRAQTDRLDLLQLQIGGTGLVALLIAASFVFCRTAFRRFRPTRKDGMLLGLLLVGILGLLQLWVSIADAIQDRYTALPIEALYYAFPMAAGAMLVRFLLSEELSLFFALVLACLAGVMLGNSLSFGIYTLVGSLVAADRIPRARDRVGIFKAGFVTGLVSLVAVLCLFLVEGKGLTPETVLSALFAALGTALAVPVMVMALTPLLEALFGYASDIKLLELANLNHPALKELIVQAPGTYHHSIIIGSLVENAAEAIGANPLLARSCAYYHDIGKGRNPLFFGENQKGENRHDALAPAMSAVIIKRHVTEGLEMARQYRLPKLVADAIPQHHGTRLVGYFFHKAMKEQEGKENAPPLDESIFRYPGPKPQFREAALVMIADAVEASTRAMPEPTKAKLHAQVQKMINIIFSEGQLDECDLTLKDLNLISDSFLHTLEGIYHARPEYPAGAMGGGPKSAPLMVASPPKPEAKSDGKARSA, encoded by the coding sequence ATGGCCGAACCGGAACCTACGCCCGCTGGGCCCAGCCCCTTGGACGCGCTGACGCGCCGCCTCAAGCTCAGTGGAGAGGTGTGGGGCAAGCGCGTGACGCACGTGCTGCTGCTGCTCATCGTCTCCGTGGCCGCGGGCTTCGTCATTTCCCCTGGGCTCTACAGCCAGCAGATCCCTGCCCTGGCCGAGGAGCACCTGGGCAAGCCCTTCCGGGCCAACTCGCCCGCGGGCTTCAAGGCCGCGCGGGATTACGAGATCAGCCACGTGGCCATGACGGAGCAGCGGCGCCAGGAAGCGCGCGGCGCCGTGCGGCCGGTGTACGACTTGAACCCCGGGGTGGGCTCCGAGGTCCGCAACGCCGTGAAGGGCGCCTTCGCGGACATGCGGGCCCGCCTGGCCGCCAAGGCCGCCGAGGAGAGCGCCCAGGAGGGCGAGGGCGCGGAGGTCCGCCGGGAGCCGGTGAAGCCCAACCGCAAGGCCCCGGCGCTGCCGCCCCAGGAGGCCGAGCGCCAGCGCAAGGAGCGCGAGGCGCTGCAAGCGGACTTCCAGGAGTTGCTGTTCGGCCAGCGCGACGCCTCCATGGAGGCGGAGGATTTCCAGGCGCTGGTCACCAACGGCTTCGCGGAAGAGGCCGAGCTGGCCACGCTGGCCTTGCTGGAGCGGGCCTATGGCTCGGAGCGCGGCCCCCTGTTCATCGGGGGCTCCCGCGAGGAGCTGTCGCGCGAGGGGGCCCTGGGCATCACCGTCCGGGATGTGCGCCACGCGGGCGAGCAGAGCTTGCCGGGCACCGCGCCGGGCGTGCTGGACGTGCGCGAGACGCACGCGGAGCTGGACCGGTTCGCGTCCATTCCGGGCAACCTGCTGCCGGATGCGCCCGTGGCCCAGCGGCGGGCGGTGCTGCGGCTGGCCAAGCGGCTGGTGCGGCCCAACCTCACCATCAACATCGCGGAGACGAACGCGCGGCGCCTGAAGGCCTCGGATGCGGTGAAGGACGCCGTCATCTCCATGAAGAAGGGCCAGCGCGTCATCGGGGACGGGGAGCTCGTCAACGAGACGCACCTGGTCATCCTCAAGGGCATGCGGGCGCAGACGGACCGGTTGGATCTGCTGCAACTGCAGATCGGCGGCACGGGGCTGGTGGCGCTGCTCATCGCCGCCTCGTTCGTGTTCTGCCGGACGGCGTTCCGGCGGTTCCGGCCCACGCGCAAGGACGGCATGCTGCTGGGCCTGCTGCTGGTGGGAATCCTCGGGCTGCTCCAGCTCTGGGTGTCCATCGCGGACGCCATCCAGGACCGGTACACGGCGCTGCCCATCGAGGCGCTCTACTACGCCTTCCCCATGGCGGCCGGCGCCATGCTGGTGCGCTTCCTGCTCTCCGAGGAGCTGTCGCTCTTCTTCGCGCTGGTGCTCGCGTGCCTGGCGGGCGTGATGCTGGGCAACTCCCTGTCCTTCGGCATCTACACGCTGGTGGGCTCGCTGGTGGCGGCGGACCGCATTCCCCGGGCGCGCGACCGCGTGGGCATCTTCAAGGCGGGCTTCGTCACCGGCCTCGTGAGCCTGGTGGCCGTGCTGTGCCTCTTCCTGGTGGAGGGCAAGGGGCTCACCCCGGAGACGGTGCTCTCCGCGCTGTTCGCGGCGCTGGGCACTGCCCTGGCCGTGCCGGTGATGGTGATGGCGCTCACGCCGCTGCTGGAGGCTCTCTTCGGCTATGCCTCGGACATCAAGCTGCTGGAGCTGGCGAACCTGAACCACCCGGCGCTCAAGGAGCTGATCGTCCAGGCCCCGGGCACCTACCACCACTCCATCATCATCGGCTCGCTGGTGGAGAACGCGGCCGAGGCCATTGGCGCGAACCCCCTGCTGGCCCGCTCGTGCGCCTACTACCACGACATTGGAAAGGGCCGGAACCCGCTCTTCTTCGGGGAGAACCAGAAGGGGGAGAACCGGCACGACGCGCTGGCCCCCGCCATGAGCGCCGTCATCATCAAGCGGCACGTGACGGAGGGGCTGGAGATGGCGCGCCAGTACCGGCTGCCCAAGCTGGTGGCGGACGCCATCCCCCAGCACCACGGCACCCGGCTGGTCGGCTACTTCTTCCACAAGGCCATGAAGGAGCAGGAGGGCAAGGAGAACGCCCCTCCGCTCGACGAGAGCATCTTCCGCTACCCAGGCCCCAAGCCCCAGTTCCGCGAGGCGGCGCTGGTGATGATCGCCGATGCGGTGGAGGCCTCCACCCGCGCCATGCCCGAGCCCACGAAGGCGAAGCTGCACGCGCAGGTGCAGAAGATGATCAACATCATCTTCTCCGAGGGGCAGCTCGACGAGTGCGATTTGACGCTCAAGGACCTGAATCTGATCTCGGATTCCTTCCTGCACACGCTGGAAGGCATCTACCATGCGCGTCCGGAGTACCCGGCCGGAGCGATGGGTGGAGGGCCGAAGAGCGCACCGCTGATGGTGGCCTCCCCCCCGAAGCCGGAAGCCAAGAGCGATGGCAAGGCGCGCAGCGCCTGA